The genomic segment AGTCGAAAACACTGCGCGTAAAGCAGGCGGCGGGTCAGCGTCCGCGTAGCGAGGCAAACCGGATCAGACCGAAGCGCAGTCGTTACGGAAACGCTCGCGGCTTCGGAATGCCCGCGCCATGTTCGATATCGACGACCGCCTGCTGGTGCGCCGCCGCTACAGCTTCGGCTTCGTCGCCATAGCCGCCGTCGCCGCCGATCGTCGTCCACGATTTGACGGCTTTCTCGCGATGACGGATTTCGTACTCCGCGTCCCAGCGCGCGCCGTTCAGTTCGATGGGGCGGACGTGTATCGAGTACACGCCGTAGAGGAAGAGTTGTTCAGCCATGGTTGCCTCCGGCCGATGTGTGCAAGGCGGCGCCGCGCGGCAAACGCAGCGCCTGCGCGTCTACAGTTCGATTTCCCCGAGGATGCGGTGCGCGAGCGCCTTGGCTTCTTCCAGCGCTTCTTCCGGTGTCGACGAGGTGGCTTCTACTTCGTATTGCGTAGTTTCCTGATCGGAGCCGGAGTCGCCGTCGTCGCGCGAGAGGGTGACCACGCCCTGCCAACTATCCGCGCCGACCTGTCTGATCGACGCGGTGGCCGTGTAGATGCCTTTGGTGTAGGTGATGTCGTCCATAACGTCGCTCCGTCTTCCAAAGGTTTCGGTTTTTCATCGTAGCACGATGATGGAGCTTCGTTTTCCCGCCATGCGGCGGTGGGCGGCGCTCCTGTCGCATGACAATGCGCGCCGCACATGGCACCCGAATTACAGCAGCGCGACCACTTCGTCGAGCGACGGCGCATGCGCGCCCGAATGGCGGCAGGCCGCAGCTCCTGCCGCCAGCGCGAAGCCGAGATGCTCGGACCAGCCGCGTTGCGGCGCGGTCATCAGGCTGAACAGCAAGCCGCCGATCGACGCGTCGCCGGCACCGACGGTGTCGACCACTTCGACGCGCGGCGGACGTGCTTCGATCACCGCCGCACCGTCGATCAGCATCGCCGATTCCGGTCCGCGCGTGACCATCACGACCGCGGCCGGGTTCATCGCGCGCAATTGGGCGAGCGCGGCGGCTTCGTCGTCGGTCTTGAACAGCAGGCGCAAGTCTTCGTCGGATACCTTGATCAGATCAGCCAGCGCGGCCATTTTGCGGAGCGTCGGCTCGTAACCGTGTTCCATCAGATTGCGGTAGTTCGGATCGAAGCTGATCTTCACGCCACGCGAACGCAACTCGGCAGCCAACGCGGCCAGCGTATCGCCGAGCGGCTGACGCACGAGGCTGATGCAACCGAAGTGCGCCCACTTCACATGCGCCATCCAGCCAGCCGGCAGCTTCGCGGGATCGAACGCGAGATCGGCGCCGTTTTCGCCCATGAAAAAGTACGCCGGCGGATGGGTCTGATGAACGATCGCCAGCAAAGGCGGCCGCTCGACGCGCTGCAAAAAGCGCATGTCGAGACCGGCGGCGACGCTCGCGTTCCACAAGTCGTCGGAGAAATTGTCGACGCCGAGCGAGCCCGCGCTCGCGGTTGGCAAGCCGAGCCGCGCGACGCAGCGCGCGACGTTCCAGCCCGCACCGCCCGGGTGCGACAGCCATTGCGACGCGCCGGTCCGGACGAGATCGGTGAGGATGTCGCCCGCCGAAACGAAGAGGGGAAACTCTGGGGTCGCGCTCATTGTGCTTTCTCCACGGACTCAGAAGAAGTGGCCGCGCCGTCGGGCAACGCGTGAGCGAGCACTTCGTAGCACGCGCCCATCGTGTGATAGTCGGTCTTGCCGGCCGGGCTCTTTTCGTCGCTGTACTTGCGGTTGTCGCAGGTGAGGATGCGATACCACGCGCCGTACTGGTGATCGACGAAATGCGTCCAGCTATAGCGCCAGATCTCGTCGTACCAGTCCCAGAAACGCTCATTGCCGGTGCGCTTGCCGAGCAGCGCGGCGGTCGCGAAAGTCTCGGCCTGGACCCAGAAATACTTGTCGTGATCGCAGACGGTGCCGTCCGGGCCGAAGCCGTAATAGAGGCCGCCGTGGTTTTCGTCCCACGCGTGCGTCATCGCGGCGTCGAACAGTTCGATCGCGCGCGGCAACAGCCACGGCAGCGGCCGGAAGCGTTCGAGAATCAGCAGCAGCTTCGCCCATTCCGTCTGATGTCCCGGCTGGAAACCCCACGGGCGGAAGATGTTCGAGCTGTCTTCTTCGTTGTAATGCCAGTCGACCGACCAGTCCGCGTAAAAGTGCTCCCACACCAGACCCTGCGACAGCTTCGCCTGACGCAGCGTGATGTTCGACGCGACCCGCTCGGCGCGGTCCAGATAAACGAGATGGCCGGTCGCTTCGTGCGCGGCCAGCAGCGCCTCGGTGGTGTGCATGTTCGCGTTTTGCCCGCGATACGAACTGACCCGCCATTCGGGCGATGCTTCATCGGCATAGAGACCGGCGGCGGCGTCCCAGAAGCGGTGTTCCATCAGCTCGAAGGTCGCGCCGATCATCGGCTTCGCTTCTTCGATGCCGGCCATCGCCGCATGCGAATACGCGAGCAGCACGAACGCGAGGCCATAGCAATGACGCGTGGCGTCGAGCGTGCGCTTATGGCCGTCGCGCCATTCGAGTTCCCAGTCGTAACCTTCGTGCTGCGCGTCCCAATGCGCGTCGCGCAGAAAGCGCAAACCGTGACGCGCGTATTCGAGGTGCTTCGGGTCGCCGAACTGGCGATACGCCATCGCGTAATTGAACACGTAACGGCAGCTGCTCACCAGGTGGCGCGTGGTTCTGTCGTAGATCGAACCGTCGTCGCGGAAGAAATGGTAGAAGCCGCCGCTCGGGTCGAACACGTTCGGCGCGTAGAAATTCAGCGTGTCCTCGACATGCGAGAGCAGAAAGTCGCGGCTGCGGAAACTCTCGACAGGCGGCACCGCAGCGGCGTTGTTAGCAGGATGAAGCGGATCGGATTGCGTCATGGCGTTTTCACCAGCGTACTGGCGCGGGCAATGAGTTGAACGGGCAAGCGGACTTCCAGCTCGGCGGGCGCTTCTTCAAGCAGTAGTTCGACGCCGCGCCGGCCGAGCGCTTCCTTGTCGACGGAGAGCGTCGAA from the Paraburkholderia fungorum genome contains:
- a CDS encoding carbohydrate kinase family protein, with amino-acid sequence MSATPEFPLFVSAGDILTDLVRTGASQWLSHPGGAGWNVARCVARLGLPTASAGSLGVDNFSDDLWNASVAAGLDMRFLQRVERPPLLAIVHQTHPPAYFFMGENGADLAFDPAKLPAGWMAHVKWAHFGCISLVRQPLGDTLAALAAELRSRGVKISFDPNYRNLMEHGYEPTLRKMAALADLIKVSDEDLRLLFKTDDEAAALAQLRAMNPAAVVMVTRGPESAMLIDGAAVIEARPPRVEVVDTVGAGDASIGGLLFSLMTAPQRGWSEHLGFALAAGAAACRHSGAHAPSLDEVVALL
- a CDS encoding AGE family epimerase/isomerase, encoding MTQSDPLHPANNAAAVPPVESFRSRDFLLSHVEDTLNFYAPNVFDPSGGFYHFFRDDGSIYDRTTRHLVSSCRYVFNYAMAYRQFGDPKHLEYARHGLRFLRDAHWDAQHEGYDWELEWRDGHKRTLDATRHCYGLAFVLLAYSHAAMAGIEEAKPMIGATFELMEHRFWDAAAGLYADEASPEWRVSSYRGQNANMHTTEALLAAHEATGHLVYLDRAERVASNITLRQAKLSQGLVWEHFYADWSVDWHYNEEDSSNIFRPWGFQPGHQTEWAKLLLILERFRPLPWLLPRAIELFDAAMTHAWDENHGGLYYGFGPDGTVCDHDKYFWVQAETFATAALLGKRTGNERFWDWYDEIWRYSWTHFVDHQYGAWYRILTCDNRKYSDEKSPAGKTDYHTMGACYEVLAHALPDGAATSSESVEKAQ